A section of the Asticcacaulis sp. EMRT-3 genome encodes:
- the aat gene encoding leucyl/phenylalanyl-tRNA--protein transferase, with product MADFTLDDLIQCYRSGVFPMSDARDDEYLFLVDPPLRGILPLEQFHIPARLARTVRKDDYTVRIDTAFAQIIELCAEEAYNRTSTWISHAIQDLYQALFARGLAHSVEVWRGEDLIGGLYGVSIGGAFFGESMVSRARDASKIALVHLVARLRAGGFSLLDCQFQTDHLRQFGVMEIAKADYLKLLGQAVDQKADFYVLPSKTSGAEALDFVAQAPGKG from the coding sequence TTGGCCGATTTCACCCTTGATGACCTGATCCAGTGCTATCGCAGCGGCGTCTTTCCGATGTCCGATGCGCGCGATGACGAATATCTGTTTCTCGTCGATCCGCCCCTGCGCGGTATCCTGCCTCTGGAGCAGTTTCACATACCGGCCAGGCTGGCGCGCACCGTGCGCAAGGATGATTACACGGTGCGCATCGATACGGCCTTCGCGCAGATCATCGAACTCTGCGCCGAGGAAGCCTATAACCGCACATCGACCTGGATCAGCCATGCCATTCAGGATTTGTATCAGGCCCTGTTCGCGCGCGGCCTGGCGCACAGCGTCGAGGTCTGGCGCGGTGAAGACCTGATCGGCGGCCTTTACGGCGTATCGATCGGCGGCGCCTTTTTTGGCGAAAGCATGGTGTCGCGCGCCAGGGATGCGTCCAAGATCGCCCTGGTGCATCTGGTGGCGCGGCTGCGCGCCGGTGGGTTCAGCCTGCTCGATTGCCAGTTTCAAACCGACCACCTGCGGCAATTCGGCGTCATGGAGATTGCCAAGGCCGATTATCTGAAGCTTCTCGGGCAGGCCGTTGATCAAAAAGCGGATTTTTACGTCTTGCCTAGCAAGACAAGCGGGGCCGAAGCGCTCGATTTCGTAGCTCAGGCACCCGGCAAGGGCTGA
- the accC gene encoding acetyl-CoA carboxylase biotin carboxylase subunit, whose translation MTKQFDKILIANRGEIALRVIRAAKEMGISTVAVHSEADRSAMHVHLADESVCIGPASAAKSYLNIPSIIAAAEITGAQAIHPGYGFLSENARFAEIVEAHGMTFIGPKPEHIRMMGDKITAKQAARDSGIPVVPGSDGGVSTVEEAMAAAETIGFPVLIKAAAGGGGRGMKVAKTRDDLAEAVLSAQTEAAAAFGDGTVYMERYLQKPRHIEIQVIADSHGNVVHLGERDCSLQRRHQKVLEEAPSPVIDAQARDKIGMTVVNAIKAIGYLGVGTIEFLYEDGEFFFIEMNTRLQVEHPVTEFVTDTDLVREQIRIAEGHPLSFTQSDIQMRGHAIEVRINAENARTFVPSPGTVTDFHAPGGLGVRMDSAIYNGYAIPPYYDSLVGKLIVHGRDRPEALARLKRSLQETVVSGIDTTIPLFLDLLQEKDIQTGDYNIHWLENWIKGQEA comes from the coding sequence ATGACCAAGCAATTTGATAAGATCCTGATCGCCAATCGCGGTGAAATCGCCCTTCGCGTCATTCGTGCCGCCAAGGAAATGGGCATCAGCACCGTGGCCGTGCATTCCGAAGCCGACCGCAGCGCCATGCACGTGCATCTGGCCGATGAAAGCGTCTGTATCGGGCCTGCTTCGGCGGCCAAATCCTATCTCAATATCCCGTCGATCATCGCCGCCGCTGAAATCACCGGCGCTCAGGCGATCCATCCCGGTTATGGCTTCCTGTCGGAAAATGCCCGCTTCGCCGAGATCGTTGAAGCGCACGGCATGACCTTTATCGGGCCGAAACCCGAACATATCCGTATGATGGGCGACAAGATCACCGCCAAGCAGGCGGCGCGCGATTCCGGCATTCCGGTCGTGCCCGGCTCGGACGGCGGCGTCTCGACGGTAGAAGAGGCGATGGCAGCCGCCGAAACCATCGGCTTCCCCGTGCTGATCAAGGCGGCGGCCGGCGGTGGCGGACGCGGCATGAAGGTGGCCAAGACCAGAGACGATCTGGCCGAAGCCGTGCTCAGCGCCCAGACCGAAGCCGCCGCCGCTTTTGGCGATGGCACGGTCTATATGGAGCGCTATCTGCAAAAGCCGCGCCATATCGAAATTCAGGTTATTGCCGATAGTCACGGCAATGTGGTGCATCTGGGTGAACGCGACTGTTCCTTGCAACGCCGCCACCAGAAGGTGCTGGAAGAAGCCCCCTCACCGGTGATCGATGCGCAGGCGCGCGACAAGATCGGCATGACGGTTGTCAATGCCATCAAGGCCATCGGCTATCTTGGCGTCGGCACGATCGAGTTTCTGTATGAGGACGGCGAATTCTTCTTTATCGAGATGAACACCCGCCTCCAGGTCGAGCATCCGGTCACCGAATTTGTCACCGATACCGATTTGGTGCGCGAACAGATACGCATCGCCGAAGGCCATCCCCTGTCCTTTACGCAATCCGACATCCAGATGCGCGGCCACGCTATCGAGGTGCGTATCAATGCCGAAAACGCGCGCACCTTCGTGCCTTCCCCCGGTACGGTGACCGATTTTCACGCCCCCGGCGGCCTCGGCGTGCGCATGGATTCGGCCATCTATAATGGTTATGCCATCCCGCCCTATTACGACTCGCTCGTCGGCAAGCTGATTGTGCATGGCCGCGACCGGCCCGAAGCCCTGGCGCGCCTGAAACGTTCGCTTCAGGAAACGGTCGTATCCGGCATCGATACCACCATCCCGCTTTTCCTTGATCTGCTTCAGGAAAAGGACATCCAGACCGGCGACTACAACATACATTGGTTAGAAAACTGGATTAAAGGCCAAGAGGCTTAA
- a CDS encoding type II 3-dehydroquinate dehydratase, which yields MKPIYVLNGPNLNLLGVREPEIYGYDTLAAIESRCTALLEGSGTALVFRQSNHEGELIGWVQEARTEACALIINPAGYGHTSVALLDALKALDIPVIECHLSNPQTRETFRHHSYVSLAAKGIIAGFGAIGYELAIRAVQALVKPADSAKTKA from the coding sequence ATGAAGCCCATATATGTCCTCAATGGCCCAAACCTCAACCTTCTTGGGGTGCGTGAGCCGGAAATTTATGGCTACGACACGTTGGCCGCTATCGAATCACGCTGCACGGCGCTTCTCGAAGGCTCCGGCACCGCTTTGGTGTTTCGCCAGAGCAATCATGAAGGCGAACTGATCGGCTGGGTGCAGGAAGCCCGCACCGAAGCCTGCGCCCTGATCATCAACCCCGCCGGTTACGGCCATACATCCGTGGCCTTGCTCGACGCGCTGAAGGCGCTCGACATACCGGTGATCGAATGCCACCTCTCCAATCCCCAGACCCGTGAAACCTTCCGCCATCACTCATATGTGTCACTGGCGGCCAAAGGGATCATTGCGGGCTTCGGTGCCATTGGCTATGAACTGGCCATTCGCGCCGTTCAAGCCCTGGTAAAACCCGCAGATTCAGCAAAAACAAAAGCTTAA
- a CDS encoding ComEC/Rec2 family competence protein — MKTAVWQEVGARATAIWQQQAGRLFLWFPVAFGFGAAAYLALPFEPALVWAVVPAILMGALLLAMWRWPAAARLTGPVVLIAFFAFGLAVAKLRTEHVRAPVLNPDHSTYRVQAFVIDNISPSADSPRLLLAPFAIKGMAARDVPLRLRVSLRPGVIAATGLKPGDAISVFAILNPPPEPSLPGGYDFARAAWFQGIGGVGLVPGAPEKIAAPVHGWRLDLILRLNRLRWNITQRLVESITPVWHDGGRLGGFAAALVTGQEAFVPQALIVDMRNSGLAHILSISGVHMAVVGGFIFFALRGLMAMIPVLALNAPIKKIAAALSMVCVLAYLAISGAPAPAVRSAVVACIAFTAIMLDRRALSLRALAIAALVVIALTPEAVVQPGFQMSFCATAALLALAEALQAPVSEISVPMWVKTIQSIVHGFWLSLVASLVATAATTPFAIAYFNRFSVYGLLSNLFESPITAFIVMPALALGTVLAATPLGPLLLNVAAGGLWLIAHIAAWTSALPQAVIGWPSTASYILPVSLFGVVWICLVRGPVRWLGLIAATAILWWPRLPVSDIWVDPDGGNAAIRIGHDAYVLRPKVRQFGYVQWTQRYGLQPLDADTRQKFYTCKGYACIPQAASPYRVGFWFSNVPPKPKVLDSLCRSSTLVVLRNPVGDWPQTCSGVNHISAGDFRRLGALELTRTQKGWAIRAGQPLRGQRYWSSPSDAELGQ, encoded by the coding sequence ATGAAAACAGCGGTTTGGCAAGAGGTGGGGGCACGCGCAACGGCCATATGGCAGCAGCAGGCCGGGCGGTTGTTCCTATGGTTTCCGGTGGCGTTCGGTTTCGGCGCGGCGGCCTATCTGGCCCTGCCGTTTGAACCGGCGCTTGTCTGGGCTGTTGTGCCCGCCATCCTGATGGGGGCCCTGCTGCTGGCGATGTGGCGCTGGCCTGCGGCGGCGCGTCTGACCGGGCCGGTGGTGCTGATCGCTTTTTTTGCCTTCGGGCTGGCGGTGGCCAAATTGCGCACCGAGCATGTGCGCGCGCCGGTGCTGAACCCCGACCATTCGACCTATAGGGTGCAGGCTTTTGTCATTGACAATATATCGCCTTCCGCCGATTCGCCGCGTCTGCTGCTGGCTCCGTTCGCCATCAAGGGGATGGCGGCGCGCGATGTGCCCTTGCGCCTGCGCGTGTCGCTGCGACCGGGGGTGATCGCGGCGACGGGCCTGAAACCCGGGGATGCGATCAGTGTTTTCGCCATCCTCAATCCGCCGCCGGAACCTTCCCTGCCGGGCGGCTATGATTTCGCGCGCGCCGCCTGGTTTCAGGGTATTGGCGGTGTGGGGCTGGTGCCGGGTGCGCCGGAAAAGATCGCCGCCCCCGTGCATGGATGGCGGCTCGATCTGATCCTGCGGCTCAATCGCCTGCGCTGGAACATCACGCAAAGGCTTGTGGAATCGATCACCCCCGTCTGGCATGACGGCGGCAGGCTCGGCGGCTTTGCGGCGGCTCTGGTGACGGGGCAGGAGGCTTTCGTACCGCAAGCTCTGATCGTCGATATGCGTAATTCCGGGCTGGCGCACATCCTGTCGATTTCCGGCGTACACATGGCTGTGGTCGGCGGTTTTATCTTCTTCGCCCTGCGCGGATTGATGGCGATGATACCGGTTCTGGCGCTCAATGCGCCGATCAAGAAGATCGCTGCGGCCTTAAGCATGGTGTGCGTCCTGGCCTATCTGGCCATTTCCGGCGCGCCTGCGCCCGCTGTGCGTTCGGCCGTCGTGGCCTGTATCGCCTTTACGGCTATTATGCTGGATCGTCGCGCCCTGTCCCTGCGCGCCCTGGCCATCGCCGCCCTGGTGGTGATCGCGCTGACGCCCGAAGCGGTGGTTCAGCCTGGTTTCCAGATGTCGTTTTGCGCCACAGCGGCGCTGCTGGCCCTCGCTGAAGCTCTTCAGGCACCGGTCAGCGAAATCAGCGTGCCCATGTGGGTGAAAACAATTCAGTCGATTGTTCACGGTTTCTGGTTGTCGCTGGTGGCTTCACTGGTGGCGACGGCGGCCACAACGCCCTTCGCCATTGCCTATTTCAACCGTTTTTCGGTCTATGGCCTGTTGTCCAATCTGTTTGAATCGCCGATTACCGCCTTTATCGTCATGCCCGCTCTGGCGCTCGGCACGGTTCTGGCCGCTACGCCGCTGGGGCCACTGTTGCTCAATGTAGCGGCGGGCGGGCTGTGGCTCATCGCCCATATCGCCGCCTGGACATCGGCCCTGCCACAAGCCGTTATAGGCTGGCCGTCCACCGCCAGCTATATTTTGCCGGTTTCGCTGTTCGGCGTAGTGTGGATATGTCTGGTACGCGGCCCGGTGCGTTGGCTGGGCCTGATCGCCGCCACGGCCATCCTGTGGTGGCCGCGCCTGCCGGTTTCCGACATCTGGGTCGATCCCGATGGCGGTAACGCTGCTATTCGCATCGGCCACGACGCCTATGTCCTGCGTCCGAAAGTCCGGCAATTCGGCTATGTGCAGTGGACGCAGCGTTACGGACTGCAACCGCTTGACGCCGATACCCGTCAAAAATTTTATACCTGCAAGGGCTATGCTTGCATTCCGCAAGCTGCATCGCCTTACCGTGTCGGCTTCTGGTTTTCCAATGTGCCGCCCAAACCCAAGGTGCTTGATTCTCTGTGCCGTTCAAGCACACTCGTCGTCCTGCGCAATCCGGTCGGCGACTGGCCGCAAACTTGCTCAGGCGTCAACCATATCAGCGCCGGGGATTTCCGCCGCCTCGGCGCGCTCGAACTGACCCGCACGCAAAAAGGCTGGGCCATCCGCGCCGGGCAGCCGCTGCGTGGCCAACGCTACTGGTCAAGCCCTTCGGATGCTGAATTAGGTCAGTGA
- the thiS gene encoding sulfur carrier protein ThiS, with the protein MKIRLNGEDREVEARSLSALIEEIGLDGRKIAVEKNLEIVPRSTYLATAIDEGDRLEIVHFVGGG; encoded by the coding sequence GTGAAAATACGCTTGAATGGCGAAGACAGGGAGGTAGAGGCCCGCAGCCTGAGCGCCCTGATCGAAGAAATCGGCTTAGATGGCCGCAAGATCGCGGTCGAAAAGAATCTCGAAATCGTGCCGCGCTCAACCTATCTGGCCACCGCCATCGATGAGGGCGACCGGCTGGAAATTGTACATTTTGTTGGAGGTGGCTGA
- the gltA gene encoding citrate synthase, producing MTQTSTNATLNLGDKTVELPVQKGTLGPDVIDIRKLYAATDAFTYDPGFTSTASCESKITFIDGDAGVLLHRGYPIGELASNSSFLETCYLLLHGELPTASEFESFESTITRHTMLHEQFDRFFSGFRRDAHPMAVMTGAVGALSAFYHDSLDIHDLEQREISAHRLIAKMPTIAARAFKYSLGQPFVHPRNNLSYAENFLRMCFAVPAEDYVVNPVLARAMDRIFILHADHEQNASTSTVRLAGSSGANPFACIAAGIACLWGPSHGGANEEALNMLKEIGTPERIPEFIEGVKARKYKLMGFGHRVYKNYDPRATVMKQSADEVLAAVGDPNDPLFQVAKELERIALNDEYFIERKLFPNVDFYSGITLSAMGFPTTMFTVLFALARTVGWIAQWKEMIEDPSQKIGRPRQLYTGSTQREFVPISQRG from the coding sequence ATGACCCAGACTTCCACGAATGCGACTTTAAACCTAGGTGACAAGACCGTCGAACTGCCCGTGCAAAAAGGCACGCTCGGCCCCGACGTGATTGATATTCGCAAATTATATGCGGCCACCGACGCCTTTACCTATGATCCGGGCTTTACCTCCACCGCCTCGTGCGAAAGCAAGATCACCTTTATTGACGGCGATGCCGGCGTATTGCTGCACCGCGGTTATCCGATCGGCGAACTGGCCTCCAATTCGAGCTTCCTCGAAACCTGTTACCTGTTGCTGCATGGCGAACTGCCGACAGCCAGCGAATTTGAGTCGTTTGAATCGACCATCACGCGCCACACCATGCTGCATGAGCAGTTCGACCGCTTCTTCTCCGGCTTCCGCCGCGACGCCCACCCGATGGCCGTGATGACCGGTGCGGTCGGCGCCCTGTCGGCCTTCTATCATGACAGCCTCGACATCCACGATCTCGAACAGCGCGAAATCTCGGCGCACCGCCTGATCGCCAAGATGCCGACCATTGCCGCGCGCGCTTTCAAATACAGCCTGGGCCAGCCCTTCGTGCATCCGCGCAACAATCTGTCCTATGCCGAAAACTTCCTGCGCATGTGCTTTGCCGTACCGGCGGAAGACTATGTGGTGAACCCGGTTCTGGCCCGCGCTATGGACCGCATCTTCATCCTGCACGCCGATCACGAACAAAACGCCTCGACCTCGACCGTCCGTCTGGCCGGATCGTCGGGTGCCAATCCGTTCGCCTGTATCGCCGCTGGCATTGCCTGCCTGTGGGGCCCGTCGCATGGCGGTGCCAACGAAGAAGCGCTCAACATGCTGAAGGAAATCGGCACGCCGGAGCGTATTCCTGAGTTCATCGAAGGCGTGAAGGCACGCAAGTACAAGCTGATGGGCTTCGGCCATCGCGTGTACAAAAACTATGACCCGCGCGCCACGGTGATGAAACAGTCGGCTGACGAGGTTCTGGCCGCCGTTGGCGATCCGAACGATCCTCTGTTCCAGGTCGCTAAGGAACTGGAACGCATCGCGCTCAACGACGAATATTTCATTGAACGCAAGCTGTTCCCGAACGTGGACTTCTATTCCGGCATCACCCTGTCGGCGATGGGCTTCCCGACCACCATGTTCACCGTGCTGTTCGCCCTGGCGCGCACCGTCGGCTGGATCGCCCAGTGGAAGGAAATGATCGAGGATCCTTCGCAGAAGATCGGCCGTCCGCGCCAGCTCTATACGGGTTCCACGCAACGCGAATTCGTGCCGATTTCGCAACGCGGCTAA
- the gltX gene encoding glutamate--tRNA ligase — protein MSAPHTQVVTRFAPSPTGFLHIGGARTALFNWLYARHMGGTFLIRIEDTDRERSTKAAVDAIFAGLDWLGLKGDGEIVFQHSREDRHKAAAAQLLASGHAYACFMTPEETDAAREQARQDGHALRSPWRDRTPSVEEMQKPHVVRFKGPLNAPLIIHDAVQGEVAFNTKDMDDLILLRSDGSPTYNLAVVVDDHDMGVTHIIRGDDHLNNAARQSLIYQALGWPVPVFAHIPLIHGPDGAKLSKRHGAQAVGDYEELGYLPEAMRNYLARLGWSHGDDEIFDDAQAVEWFDITGINKAPARLDFAKLGSVNAHWIRACAPQRLTDLMAQRLRISDPAVRAVLARTLPLVRERAQTLVQLGELVQFALAKGPFTIDDKTKNLLIPETVARLHRLHENVLGWSAWDAGAIDMALKNFVENEGVGFGKIGPVLRGLLSGGHPAPDISRTFASLGREESLSRLQGGLFI, from the coding sequence ATGTCCGCACCGCACACGCAAGTCGTCACCCGCTTCGCACCCTCGCCGACGGGCTTTCTGCATATCGGCGGAGCGCGTACGGCCCTGTTCAACTGGCTGTATGCCAGACACATGGGCGGTACATTCCTGATCCGCATCGAAGATACCGACCGCGAACGCTCCACGAAGGCAGCCGTCGATGCGATCTTTGCCGGGCTTGACTGGCTGGGCCTGAAAGGCGATGGCGAGATCGTCTTCCAGCATTCCCGTGAAGACCGTCACAAGGCCGCCGCCGCCCAATTGCTGGCGTCGGGCCATGCCTATGCCTGCTTCATGACGCCGGAAGAAACCGACGCCGCCCGCGAACAGGCCCGCCAAGATGGCCATGCGCTGCGCTCGCCGTGGCGCGACCGCACACCTTCAGTGGAAGAGATGCAAAAGCCGCATGTCGTTCGTTTCAAGGGGCCACTCAACGCCCCCCTGATCATCCATGACGCTGTGCAGGGCGAGGTCGCTTTCAATACGAAAGACATGGACGACCTGATCCTGCTGCGCTCGGATGGCAGCCCCACCTATAATCTTGCCGTCGTCGTCGACGATCACGATATGGGCGTCACCCATATTATCCGCGGTGACGATCACCTTAATAATGCCGCCCGTCAGAGCCTGATCTATCAGGCGCTCGGCTGGCCGGTGCCGGTTTTTGCCCATATTCCGCTCATTCACGGGCCGGACGGCGCGAAACTCTCCAAACGCCACGGCGCGCAGGCTGTTGGTGATTATGAAGAGCTCGGCTATCTGCCCGAAGCCATGCGCAATTATCTGGCGCGGCTCGGCTGGTCGCACGGCGATGACGAAATCTTCGACGATGCGCAAGCGGTCGAATGGTTCGATATTACCGGCATCAACAAGGCCCCTGCCCGTCTCGACTTCGCCAAACTCGGCTCGGTCAACGCCCACTGGATTCGCGCCTGCGCGCCGCAGCGCCTGACCGATCTGATGGCGCAGCGCCTCCGCATCAGCGATCCGGCTGTCCGCGCCGTGCTGGCCCGCACCCTGCCGCTGGTGCGCGAGCGCGCCCAGACTCTGGTGCAACTGGGTGAACTGGTACAGTTTGCACTGGCGAAGGGCCCCTTCACCATCGATGACAAGACAAAAAACCTGCTGATTCCGGAAACCGTTGCGCGTCTTCACCGTCTTCACGAAAATGTGTTAGGGTGGAGTGCCTGGGATGCCGGGGCCATCGACATGGCTTTAAAAAACTTTGTGGAAAATGAAGGTGTTGGCTTCGGCAAGATCGGCCCTGTACTGCGCGGCCTGCTCTCCGGCGGTCACCCCGCACCTGATATTTCGCGCACTTTTGCCAGCCTTGGCCGTGAAGAAAGCCTGTCACGATTGCAAGGGGGCCTTTTCATTTAG
- the lexA gene encoding transcriptional repressor LexA → MLTTKQRELLMFIHERIKETGVSPSFDEMKEALDLASKSGIHRLITALEERGFIRRLAHRARALEVIKLPDQATTSAPPRGRQAFVPQVVEGTKPAEAPRAVTDETRDLPLLGKIAAGVPIEAMGQERDRLAVPEAMLGAGEHYVLEIEGDSMINAGILNGDYVVIRKTDTAQSGEIIVALVDDATATLKRLRKKGASIALEAANPAYKTQIYNDGQVKVQGRLVGLMRRYH, encoded by the coding sequence ATGCTGACGACCAAACAACGCGAACTTCTGATGTTCATCCATGAACGGATCAAGGAAACCGGCGTGTCGCCTTCTTTCGATGAAATGAAGGAAGCGCTCGATCTGGCGTCGAAATCCGGCATTCACCGCCTGATCACGGCGCTGGAAGAGCGCGGCTTTATTCGCCGTCTGGCGCACAGGGCGCGCGCGCTTGAGGTCATCAAGCTACCGGATCAGGCCACCACCTCAGCACCGCCGCGTGGCCGTCAGGCCTTTGTACCGCAGGTCGTTGAAGGCACGAAGCCCGCCGAAGCGCCGCGCGCGGTCACTGATGAAACGCGCGACCTGCCCCTGCTGGGCAAGATCGCGGCGGGCGTGCCGATTGAGGCGATGGGGCAGGAACGCGACCGTCTGGCCGTGCCGGAAGCCATGCTGGGGGCGGGCGAGCACTATGTCCTCGAAATCGAAGGCGATTCGATGATCAATGCCGGTATTCTCAACGGCGATTATGTGGTGATCCGCAAAACCGATACGGCGCAGTCGGGCGAGATTATCGTGGCTCTGGTTGATGATGCGACCGCCACCCTCAAGCGTTTGCGCAAAAAAGGCGCGTCGATTGCACTTGAAGCCGCCAATCCGGCCTATAAGACGCAGATCTATAATGATGGCCAGGTCAAGGTGCAGGGCCGCCTTGTCGGGCTGATGCGGCGTTATCACTGA
- the accB gene encoding acetyl-CoA carboxylase biotin carboxyl carrier protein: MTTPKPAASDPIDPKLVRKLADILKETELSEIEVEQGGLKIRVARQLQTASQVSYVPAAAAPAPVQSAAPVAEAPAAAAAPAVSFKDAIKSPMVGTVYLQAQPGSPAFIKVGDTVKQGQTLLIIEAMKTMNPIPSPRDGVVAQILVSDSQPVEFGEALVVFE; encoded by the coding sequence ATGACGACACCCAAACCCGCCGCTTCCGACCCGATTGATCCCAAGCTGGTTCGCAAGCTCGCTGACATACTGAAAGAAACCGAACTGTCGGAGATCGAGGTCGAGCAAGGCGGACTGAAGATCCGCGTCGCCCGTCAGCTCCAGACGGCATCGCAGGTTTCCTATGTCCCCGCTGCGGCGGCACCCGCGCCTGTTCAGTCCGCCGCACCCGTTGCCGAAGCGCCGGCCGCCGCGGCGGCCCCGGCAGTCTCCTTCAAGGATGCGATCAAATCGCCGATGGTCGGCACCGTCTATTTGCAGGCCCAGCCCGGTTCACCGGCCTTCATCAAGGTGGGCGATACGGTCAAGCAGGGCCAGACCCTGCTGATCATCGAAGCCATGAAGACGATGAACCCCATCCCCTCGCCGCGCGACGGCGTGGTGGCCCAGATTCTGGTCAGCGATTCCCAACCGGTCGAGTTTGGTGAAGCGCTGGTCGTTTTCGAGTAA
- a CDS encoding DUF2155 domain-containing protein, whose amino-acid sequence MPRHYRITGAFSQKLWWRAGLAVVALAVGCIVIPAGAQVAPPTRDSGDDSGNVPGYVDNADRQPYYVDGVEYKPYVPDQRRKKPDARQADNGVAPDAAIAPPGPVSELHPYVPTAPVNAPVVAKPATPVVAQASSVSSSSASPESYMPKKRPRYAVAVIEALDKVTAETVRFEAPIGKPIRYKGLIYTARACETTADDEAAPDVMAYLEVRTNPVAATNTTPAVRSREVFHGWSFASAPSLNPIEHPNYDAWVVACRQPLPGA is encoded by the coding sequence ATGCCGCGACATTATCGGATAACCGGGGCTTTCAGCCAGAAATTGTGGTGGCGTGCGGGTCTGGCCGTAGTGGCTCTGGCCGTTGGCTGCATCGTGATTCCGGCGGGGGCGCAGGTGGCACCGCCAACGCGCGATTCGGGCGATGATTCTGGCAATGTACCCGGCTATGTCGATAATGCCGACCGCCAGCCCTATTATGTCGATGGTGTCGAATACAAGCCCTATGTGCCCGATCAGCGTCGTAAAAAGCCTGACGCCAGACAAGCGGATAATGGCGTAGCGCCCGATGCGGCGATTGCGCCGCCGGGACCGGTTTCCGAACTGCACCCCTATGTGCCGACAGCGCCGGTCAATGCGCCGGTTGTGGCAAAACCTGCCACCCCGGTCGTGGCGCAGGCTTCGTCTGTTTCGTCATCTTCGGCCAGCCCTGAAAGCTACATGCCCAAAAAACGCCCGCGGTATGCCGTGGCGGTTATCGAGGCCCTCGACAAGGTGACGGCGGAAACCGTGCGTTTCGAAGCGCCCATCGGCAAGCCCATTCGCTACAAGGGCCTGATCTATACGGCGCGCGCCTGCGAAACCACCGCCGATGACGAAGCCGCGCCTGACGTCATGGCCTATCTCGAAGTGCGCACCAATCCGGTGGCAGCCACCAATACCACCCCGGCTGTGCGGTCGCGGGAAGTGTTCCACGGCTGGAGCTTTGCCTCGGCGCCGAGCCTCAACCCGATCGAACATCCCAATTATGATGCCTGGGTTGTCGCCTGTCGTCAGCCCTTGCCGGGTGCCTGA
- a CDS encoding thiazole synthase, with amino-acid sequence MDDQSQKTDASESWSVAGRTFRSRLIVGTGKYKDYAQNAAAAEASGAEIVTVAVRRVNISDPSQPMLMDFVKPDRFTYLPNTAGCYTGEDAVRTLRLAREAGGWNLVKLEVLSDPKTLYPDMEETLRALKLLVSEGFDVMVYCSDDPVYARKLEEAGAAAIMPLAAPIGSGLGIQNPVTLRIIIENAKVPVLVDAGVGTASEAAEAMELGCDAVLMNTAIAEAKDPIRMARAMKHAVIAGREAYLAGRMQRKLYADPSSPLAGLI; translated from the coding sequence ATGGACGATCAATCGCAAAAAACCGATGCTTCCGAAAGCTGGAGCGTTGCCGGACGCACCTTCCGCTCGCGCCTGATCGTCGGCACGGGCAAGTATAAGGACTATGCCCAGAACGCCGCCGCCGCCGAAGCTTCCGGGGCTGAGATCGTGACCGTGGCCGTGCGCCGGGTCAATATCAGCGATCCCAGCCAGCCCATGCTGATGGATTTCGTCAAGCCCGACCGTTTCACCTACCTGCCCAATACGGCGGGTTGCTACACGGGCGAAGACGCTGTGCGCACCCTGCGTCTGGCGCGCGAAGCCGGTGGCTGGAATCTGGTCAAGCTGGAAGTGCTGTCCGATCCGAAGACGCTTTATCCCGATATGGAAGAGACGCTGCGCGCCCTGAAACTGCTGGTCAGCGAAGGCTTCGACGTCATGGTCTATTGTTCCGACGATCCGGTCTATGCGCGCAAGCTGGAAGAAGCGGGTGCTGCCGCCATCATGCCGCTGGCTGCCCCCATAGGTTCGGGGCTGGGCATTCAGAATCCGGTGACGCTACGCATCATCATCGAGAACGCGAAAGTGCCGGTGCTGGTCGATGCCGGTGTCGGTACGGCCTCCGAAGCCGCCGAGGCGATGGAGTTGGGCTGCGATGCGGTGTTGATGAATACGGCGATTGCCGAGGCGAAAGACCCGATCCGCATGGCGCGCGCCATGAAGCACGCCGTCATTGCCGGGCGCGAGGCCTATCTCGCTGGCAGAATGCAACGTAAATTATATGCCGATCCTTCGTCACCGCTGGCGGGTCTGATTTAA